The Lysobacter panacisoli genome includes a window with the following:
- a CDS encoding DUF7674 family protein, with the protein MNYDQAAMELASRVRRRFPEEASRTDLWLEERGSADLPQSGYLWIEAFAGRVTDAVRDRRSANVIELTGFFAVEYREGSAAVQHIIDVAFAENILFGIDADARRWAWPHIATAIRQLYAGIWGVPRP; encoded by the coding sequence ATGAACTACGACCAGGCAGCAATGGAACTGGCAAGCCGAGTCCGTCGTCGCTTTCCGGAAGAAGCGTCGCGAACGGACCTGTGGTTGGAGGAGCGAGGATCGGCCGACCTCCCCCAGTCGGGCTACCTCTGGATTGAAGCATTTGCAGGCCGTGTCACCGACGCTGTGCGGGATCGCCGCAGCGCGAACGTGATCGAGTTGACCGGGTTCTTCGCGGTGGAGTATCGCGAAGGTTCCGCCGCAGTCCAACACATCATCGATGTTGCGTTCGCCGAGAACATCCTCTTCGGCATCGATGCTGACGCCAGACGTTGGGCATGGCCCCATATCGCGACTGCGATTCGCCAGCTGTATGCCGGGATCTGGGGTGTGCCTCGTCCGTAA
- a CDS encoding GFA family protein: MTQRRASCSCGKLTATTRGEPTRVSICHCLACQRRTGSVFAAQARFPADAVVVEGESKEYVRVGDEGTSARFHFCPECGCTVFYVPEAIPDVVVIPVGAFADPDFPPPRVSVYGIRKHPWVTLPTGIEDLD, encoded by the coding sequence ATGACCCAACGTAGAGCCTCATGCAGCTGCGGAAAGCTCACCGCCACCACGCGCGGCGAGCCGACGCGCGTTTCGATCTGTCATTGCCTGGCGTGCCAGAGACGTACCGGCAGTGTGTTCGCCGCGCAGGCCAGATTCCCGGCCGATGCCGTCGTCGTGGAGGGCGAAAGCAAGGAATACGTGCGCGTCGGTGACGAGGGCACGTCGGCCCGGTTCCACTTCTGTCCGGAATGCGGCTGCACCGTCTTCTATGTGCCGGAGGCCATTCCCGATGTCGTGGTCATTCCCGTAGGTGCGTTTGCGGATCCGGATTTCCCGCCGCCACGCGTGTCGGTTTACGGCATCCGAAAGCACCCGTGGGTAACCCTGCCGACGGGCATCGAGGACCTTGACTAG
- the katG gene encoding catalase/peroxidase HPI → MSDEAKCPVMSHRKTRNNSHWWPDQLNLDVLHQHSSLSDPMVEDYDYKSEFKTLDLDAVIKDLHGVMTDSQDWWPADFGHYGPFFIRMAWHAAGTYRIFDGRGGARSGEQRFAPLNSWPDNGNLDKARRLLWPVKQKYGRKLSWADLMILAGNVALESMGFKTFGFGGGREDVWEPQPIDWGPESTWLGDERYSGERELANPFGAVQMGLIYVNPEGPNGNPDPLASGRDIRETFARMAMNDYETVALTAGGHTFGKCHGAGPASHVGVEPEGANIEELGLGWKNAFESGMGSHAITSGLEGAWTPTPTKWDMSYFETLFGFEWELTKSPAGANQWKPKGDAGKNVPDAHIPGKLNQPMMTTADMAMRMDPVYEKISRHFLANPEEFADAFARAWFKLTHRDMGPKVRYLGKLVPKEDLIWQDPVPAAEHGLVDKDDIAALKKQVLDSGLSIPQLVKAAWASASTFRGSDLRGGANGGRIRLEPQKNFEANEPAELDKVLAKLEAIRGDFNGKQNGGKQISLADLVVLAGSAAVEAAAQKGGHKVTVPFTPGRTDATPEQTDTDSFLVLEPALDGFRNYVREGAEKLAAVALIDRASLLTLTAPEMTVLVGGLRSLGANTGNTKHGVFTDRPGTLSTDFFRNLLDMRIAWKPSESEAGVFEGRDRKTDQVRWTATMADLIFGSNSQLRALAEVHAANDGEANFVQDFINAWTKVMELDRFDLRYRQQAI, encoded by the coding sequence ATGAGCGACGAAGCGAAGTGCCCTGTCATGAGCCACCGCAAGACGCGCAACAACTCGCACTGGTGGCCTGATCAACTGAACCTGGACGTCCTGCACCAGCATTCGTCGCTGTCCGACCCGATGGTCGAGGACTACGACTACAAGAGCGAGTTCAAGACGCTCGACCTCGACGCCGTCATCAAGGATCTGCACGGCGTGATGACCGATTCGCAGGACTGGTGGCCCGCCGACTTCGGCCATTACGGCCCGTTCTTCATCCGCATGGCGTGGCACGCGGCGGGCACCTACCGCATCTTCGACGGACGCGGCGGCGCGCGTTCGGGCGAACAGCGCTTCGCACCGCTCAACAGCTGGCCGGACAACGGCAATCTCGACAAGGCACGCCGCCTGCTGTGGCCGGTGAAACAGAAGTACGGACGCAAGTTGTCGTGGGCCGATCTCATGATCCTGGCCGGCAACGTCGCCCTGGAATCGATGGGATTCAAGACCTTCGGCTTCGGCGGCGGCCGCGAGGACGTGTGGGAGCCGCAACCGATCGACTGGGGCCCGGAATCGACGTGGCTGGGCGACGAGCGCTACAGCGGCGAGCGCGAGCTGGCCAATCCGTTCGGCGCGGTGCAGATGGGCCTGATCTACGTGAATCCCGAAGGCCCGAACGGCAATCCAGATCCGCTGGCGTCCGGCCGCGACATCCGCGAAACCTTCGCGCGCATGGCCATGAACGACTACGAGACCGTCGCGCTGACCGCGGGCGGGCATACGTTCGGCAAATGCCACGGCGCGGGGCCGGCGTCGCATGTCGGCGTCGAGCCGGAGGGCGCGAACATCGAGGAGCTCGGACTGGGCTGGAAGAATGCGTTCGAAAGCGGCATGGGCTCGCACGCGATCACCAGCGGCCTGGAAGGCGCGTGGACGCCCACGCCAACGAAGTGGGACATGAGTTACTTCGAAACCCTCTTCGGTTTCGAGTGGGAACTGACCAAGAGTCCGGCCGGCGCGAACCAGTGGAAGCCAAAGGGCGACGCCGGCAAGAACGTCCCCGACGCGCATATCCCCGGCAAGTTGAACCAGCCGATGATGACGACCGCCGACATGGCGATGCGCATGGATCCGGTGTACGAGAAGATCTCGCGCCACTTCCTGGCCAACCCGGAGGAATTCGCCGACGCGTTCGCGCGCGCGTGGTTCAAGCTCACCCACCGCGACATGGGCCCGAAGGTGCGTTACCTCGGCAAGCTCGTGCCGAAGGAAGACCTGATCTGGCAGGACCCGGTGCCTGCGGCCGAACACGGGCTGGTGGACAAGGACGACATCGCGGCGCTGAAGAAGCAGGTGCTCGATTCGGGCCTGTCGATCCCGCAACTGGTGAAGGCCGCCTGGGCCTCGGCCTCGACGTTCCGTGGCAGCGACCTGCGCGGCGGTGCGAACGGCGGCCGCATCCGCCTGGAACCGCAGAAGAACTTCGAAGCCAACGAACCTGCCGAACTCGACAAGGTGCTGGCCAAGCTCGAGGCAATCCGCGGCGACTTCAATGGCAAGCAGAACGGTGGCAAACAGATCTCGCTCGCCGACCTGGTCGTGCTGGCCGGCAGCGCGGCCGTGGAAGCGGCTGCGCAGAAGGGCGGGCACAAGGTCACCGTGCCATTCACACCGGGTCGCACCGATGCCACGCCGGAGCAGACCGACACCGATTCGTTCCTGGTGCTGGAACCGGCGCTGGACGGCTTCCGCAACTACGTGCGCGAGGGCGCGGAGAAGCTCGCGGCGGTGGCGTTGATCGACCGTGCAAGCCTGCTGACGCTGACGGCGCCGGAAATGACCGTGCTCGTCGGCGGCCTGCGTTCGCTTGGCGCCAACACCGGCAACACGAAGCACGGCGTCTTCACCGATCGCCCGGGCACCCTGTCGACGGACTTCTTCCGCAACCTGCTCGACATGCGCATCGCGTGGAAGCCGTCGGAAAGCGAAGCGGGCGTGTTCGAAGGCCGCGACCGCAAGACCGACCAGGTGCGCTGGACCGCGACGATGGCCGATCTCATCTTCGGCTCAAACTCCCAGCTGCGTGCGCTGGCCGAAGTGCACGCCGCCAACGATGGCGAGGCCAACTTCGTGCAGGACTTCATCAACGCGTGGACCAAGGTGATGGAGCTGGACCGCTTCGACCTGCGGTACAGGCAGCAGGCGATCTGA